TGCAAGTGCACCTGTTGCAGATCATCCGCGAAGCGGTGCTGAACGCCATTAAGCATGCCAGTGCGAGCGAAATTGCCGTCAGTTGCGTAACGGCTCCGGACGGCAACCACACGGTTTATATCCGCGATAACGGCATCGGCATTGGCGAGCCGCATGAGCCTACAGGGCACTATGGACTAAATATTATGCGTGAGCGGGCGGAAAGACTAAGCGGCACGTTGACCTTCTCTCAACCTTCCGGAGGAGGAACATTGGTAAGCATCAGTTTCCGTTCGGCTGAATCAGACAGTGATCTAACGTAAAGAACCGCAAAGCGCCGTCGGATCTGGATCCAGGCCTGACGGCGTTGGCACGAAAGGTATGCTGTAAACGGGCATGATAATTTACATTATCTTCTTTTTTTCTCCACGTTTGACCCGTACCTTGCCGCTAAAGTGAAGCAAGCCATACCCATAACGATACGCAGAAACACGAGGTCCTCTTTTAATGGCGAATTTTTTCATCGATCGCCCCATTTTTGCCTGGGTGTTAGCTATCCTGTTGTGCCTGACAGGAGCCCTGGCTATTTTTTCACTGCCCGTTGAGCAATATCCCGATCTGGCGCCGCCAAACGTACGGGTCACCGCCAACTATCCTGGCGCCTCGGCTCAGACTCTGGAAAACACCGTCACCCAGGTGATCGAGCAGAACATGACCGGTCTCGATAACCTGATGTACATGTCGTCACAGAGCAGCGGGACAGGTCAGGCATCAGTTACGCTGAGCTTTGTCGCCGGAACCGATCCTGACGAGGCCGTCCAGCAGGTGCAAAACCAGCTGCAATCGGCAATGCGTAAACTGCCGCAGGCGGTACAGGATCAGGGGGTCACGGTGCGTAAGACCGGGGACACCAATATTCTGACAATCGCCTTTGTCTCCACCGATGGCTCAATGGATAAGCAGGACATCGCCGACTATGTCGCCAGTAACATTCAGGATCCGCTCAGCCGTATTAACGGCGTGGGGGATATTGACGCTTACGGCTCACAGTACTCCATGCGTATCTGGCTTGACCCGGCCAAACTGAACAGTTTCCAGATGACCGCTAAAGATGTGACCGACGCTATCGAGTCACAAAATGCGCAGATTGCGGTCGGACAACTTGGCGGTACGCCTTCGGTGGACAAGCAGGCGCTGAACGCGACGATCAACGCCCAGTCGCTACTGCAGACTCCGGATGAATTCCGCGCCATTACTCTACGCGTCAACCAGGATGGATCAGAAGTTAAACTGGGTGATGTGGCGACGGTCGAAATGGGGGCCGAGAAGTACGACTACCTCAGCCGGTTTAACGGCAACCCGGCTTCCGGTCTGGGCGTGAAACTGGCTTCAGGCGCCAATGAAATGGCGACGGCGGAACTGGTGCTCAACCGCCTTGACGAACTGTCACAGTATTTTCCACATGGGCTGGAATATAAGGTGGCATATGAAACCACCTCCTTTGTCAAAGCCTCAATCATTGACGTGGTAAAAACCCTGCTGGAAGCGATCGCGCTGGTATTCCTCGTGATGTACCTGTTCCTGCAAAACTTCCGCGCCACGCTGATTCCCACCATCGCCGTTCCCGTCGTCCTGATGGGTACCTTCTCCGTGCTTTACGCCTTTGGCTATAGCGTTAACACCTTGACGATGTTTGCGATGGTGCTGGCGATCGGCCTGCTGGTCGATGACGCCATTGTGGTAGTGGAAAACGTCGAGCGTATTATGAGTGAGGAAGGGCTCACACCGCGGGAAGCGACACGGAAATCGATGGGGCAAATCCAGGGCGCGCTGGTTGGTATTGCCATGGTGCTGTCGGCGGTGTTTATCCCGATGGCCTTCTTCGGCGGCACTACCGGAGCTATTTACCGCCAGTTCTCGATTACTATCGTCTCCGCAATGGTGCTGTCTGTTCTGGTGGCGATGATCCTCACTCCTGCTCTGTGCGCCACCCTGCTCAAACCGCTGCATAAGGGCGAGCATCACGGACAAACCGGTTTCTTCGGCTGGTTTAACCGAATGTTTAATCGCAACGCCGAGCGCTACGAAAAAGGCGTTGCCAGGATCCTGCACCGCAGCCTGCGCTGGATACTGATCTACGGCCTGCTGCTCGGCGGAATGGTTTTCCTGTTCCTGCGCCTGCCAACCTCCTTCCTGCCGCTGGAAGACCGCGGCATGTTTACCACCTCGGTACAGCTGCCCAGCGGCTCCACACAGCAGCAAACATTGAAAGTGGTTGAGGAAGTAGAGAAGTATTACTTCACCCATGAGAAAGACAACATTATGTCGGTCTTTTCCACGGTCGGTTCAGGCCCTGGCGGGAACGGTCAAAACGTGGCGCGTATGTTTGTCCGTTTAAAAGACTGGGATGAGCGCGACACCACTACCGGAACCTCTTTCGCCATCATTGAACGTGCGACCAAAGCCTTTAATAAGATTAAAGAAGCCCGCGTCTTCGCCAGTAGCCCTCCGGCTATCAGTGGCCTCGGAAGCTCTGCCGGTTTCGATATGGAGCTGCAGGATCACGCTGGTGCGGGGCATGACGCGTTAATGGCCGCGCGCGACAAGCTGATTGAGCTGGCCGGGAAGGATTCTTCCCTGACCCGCGTTCGTCATAACGGTCTGGACGACAGCCCGCAGTTGCAAATTGATATCGATCAGCGCAAAGCCCAGGCACTGGGCGTTTCCATCGACGACATCAACGATACATTGCAAACGGCCTGGGGTTCCAGCTACGTCAATGACTTTATGGACCGCGGTCGCGTGAAGAAGGTTTACGTGCAGGCGGCAGCAAAATATCGCATGCTCCCTGACGACATCAATTTGTGGTACGTCCGTAATAACAACGGCGGCATGGTGCCTTTCTCGGCCTTTGCCACGTCGCGCTGGGAAACCGGTTCACCGCGTCTGGAACGCTACAACGGCTACTCCGCGGTCGAGATTGTCGGAGAAGCCGCGCCTGGCGTCAGTACCGGTACAGCGATGGACATAATGGAATCGCTGGTGCGCCAGTTGCCGACCGGATTCGGCCTCGAATGGACTGCGATGTCTTATCAGGAACGGCTGTCGGGTTCTCAGGCCCCCGCCCTGTACGCCATTTCTCTGCTGGTGGTATTCCTGTGTCTGGCGGCCCTGTATGAAAGCTGGTCAGTTCCCTTCTCCGTCATGCTGGTTGTGCCGCTGGGGGTCATTGGTGCTCTGCTGGCGACCTGGATGCGCGGTCTGGAAAACGACGTGTACTTCCAGGTCGGGTTACTTACCGTTATCGGGCTATCGGCGAAGAACGCAATCTTGATTGTTGAATTCGCCAATGAGATGAACGAGAAAGGACACGATCTGCTCGATGCCACGCTCCACGCCTGTCGCCAGCGCTTGCGTCCGATTCTGATGACCTCGCTGGCGTTTATCTTTGGGGTTCTGCCGATGACCATCAGCAGTGGCGCAGGTTCTGGCGGTCAACATGCGGTGGGGACAGGCGTAATGGGTGGAATGATTTCAGCCACTATCCTGGCGATTTACTTCGTGCCCCTGTTCTTTGTGCTGGTACGCAGACGCTTCCCGTTGAAACCGCGCCCGGAATAATCGGGCACAAAAAAGGCGACTTACGTTGAGTCGCCTTTTTTTATCCTTTACAGGATATGAATTTCTTCCAGAAAATTATTTACGAAGCATCACTTCGATAAAGTCTTTCCAGTTCCCCAGTTCACGTTCAATCATAACAACCTCTCTTATTATTATGAGCATTCTACAAAATCATCATCATCAAAAGAAGAACATTTAACCGATGGTTGTGATTACATCCTCCCGTGTTTGGGGTTTATGTGATCACTATGCGCCATACCCATAAATTTTATGTGACTTACTGCAATATTTTGAAATATTCATACATCATCTACTACTTTTGCAATTCTGATGGAAAAACAGGCTGATGCAAACAGGCAGATTCTGATTTTTAGTTATACGGTATTTTTGGAGCTTTCAGGAATCATTATTCACTGTTGTTCAACAATGTTATATTTTTCTATAACGATTGAATGACAATATGTATTATTCATTGCCACATAATAAAAGAATAAATATTCAAATTACGTCAATAAGGATTCAAATGATCACCCTCTACGGCATTAAGAATTGCGACACGATTAAAAAAGCCAGACGCTGGTTGGAAGCACAAGGTATTGACTATCGCTTTCATGATTATCGCGTCGACGGTCTTGACAATACGCTATTACAGTCCTTTATCAGCGAATTAGGTTGGGAAGCGCTGCTCAATACACGTGGAACCACCTGGCGTAAACTCGATGAATCCACGCGCAGTCAAATCACCGATGCGGCTTCCGCCGCCGCATTGATGATTGAAATGCCAGCAATTATCAAACGCCCATTGCTCTGCGCGCCGGGTAAGCCTATGCTGCTTGGTTTCAGTGAATCCAGTTATACTCTGTTTTTTAATGAGGTGTAGTCTATGTCGTGCCCGGTTATTGAGCTGACACAGCAGCTTATTCGCCGTCCTTCCCTGAGCCCGGATGATGCCGGGTGCCAGGCGTTAATGATTGAACGCCTGCGCGCGGTAGGTTTTACCGTTGAGCGTATGGATTTTGGTGACACACAGAATTTTTGGGCATGGCGCGGTAAAGGTGAGACCCTGGCATTTGCCGGTCACACCGACGTAGTGCCCGCCGGCGATGTCGATCGTTGGATCAATCCACCGTTCGAACCGACCATTCGCGATGGCATGCTGTTCGGGCGTGGCGCTGCCGATATGAAAGGCTCACTGGCAGCGATGGTCGTGGCCGCAGAGCGTTTTGTCGCCCAGCATCCAAACCATCAGGGTCGTCTGGCATTTTTGATAACGTCCGACGAAGAAGCCAGCGCCAAAAACGGCACCGTAAAGGTGGTTGAAGCACTGATGGCGCGTAATGAGCGACTGGATTATTGTCTGGTTGGCGAGCCGTCCAGCACGGAAATCGTTGGCGACGTGGTCAAGAATGGACGTCGTGGTTCACTGACCTGCAACCTGACCATTCATGGCGTGCAGGGGCACGTAGCCTATCCGCATCTGGCCGATAACCCGGTACACCGCGCGGCGCCAATGCTCAACGAACTGGTGGCGATTGAGTGGGACCAGGGTAACGAGTTTTTCCCGGCGACCAGCATGCAGATTGCCAATATTCAGGCAGGTACCGGCAGCAACAACGTTATCCCCGGAGAACTGTTTATCCAGTTCAACTTCCGTTTCAGCACTGAGCTGACCGATGAGATGATTAAAGCACGGGTTCACGCGCTGCTGGAGAAACATCAGTTGCGCTATACCGTCGACTGGTGGCTTTCCGGTCAGCCGTTCCTGACTGAACGCGGTAAACTGGTGGATGCAGTAGTGAACGCCATTGAGCACTATAATGAAATTAAACCGCAGTTACTGACTACAGGCGGGACGTCCGACGGGCGCTTTATTGCCCGCATGGGGGCACAGGTAGTCGAACTTGGGCCGGTCAACGCCACTATTCATAAAATAAATGAATGTGTTAATGCCGCCGACCTGCAGCTGCTTGCCCGTATGTATCAACGTATCATGGAGCAACTCGTCGCCTGATGAGTGTTCCTGCAAGAGGAAAAATACATGGACTGGCTAGCAAAATATTGGTGGATTCTGGTGTTGGTGTTTCTGGTAGGCGTGCTGCTTAACGTTATCAAAGATCTCAAGCGCGTCGATCCAAAGAAATATCTGGCCAACAAACCGGAGCTTCCCCCGCATCGTGACTTTAACGATAAATGGGATGACGACGACGATTGGCCGAACAAGGATCAACCGAAGAAATAATTTCCAGGCCGATAAGTCACGTAGGCCCGGTAAGCGTTAGCGCCACCGGGCGTTAAGTGCCGGATGGCAACGCTTCGCGTTTTATCCGGCCTACGGTTATCAATCAGATCATCTCAATCACATCATCATCGTGAGGCTTACCACCGCTCAGCGCTTCATCAAAATAGTGCTTCGGTACGGTAAAACGCAGATGATCGAGCGCAAACTGCATGCTGCGTTCATCAATGGCGTGCCCCAGGTTTTCGACGATATCCAGCGTCACATCCCCACCCGCAGCAATTAATGCCTCCTGCGCGGCAACGGCATGGGAGAGCTCTATCACCCGGTCTTCACCACCGTGAATCAAATGCACCGTCGTTGCGGTAGTTGCAACCTCCGGTAAGGTGGCATAGCGACCATTGAAGGCAATGACCCGCGACGCCAGCCCCGGCTCGGCTTTGATGCTCTCAAGCGACATAATCGAACCCTGAGAAAAACCAATCAGCGCGGTGGCCTGCGGTGAAACGCCGCTTTGTTTCTGCCAGTAGCGCACGGTTTCGATAAACACCGGCATAATCGCGTCGATACGCGCCTGGCGGTTCTCTTCCGTTACGCCCTGTACCGAAAACCACTGACGTCCGGAAGTCGTACCGTAAGGCTCTGCCCCGCCAATGCTGACGATTAACGCATCGGGAAACAGCGGCGCAAACCAGGAGCCAATTTCACCCATGGCAACCGGGTTATCGCCGACGCCATGAAACAGCAGCAGTAGCTGTTGAGCGGGTTTATCGGGACTTTGAACAACAAAATGGTCATGTTTCATGGCGATCTCCTTAACTGATGAGAATCATTCTACGCCGCTTAACCGCAATGACCATGCCAGGAAATTGAAGATGTTAGTGAAAAAATTGCCATTGCATAATGCGATTATGTAGCCGCTGTTCACGTTCAGCATCCAGCTGATTTAACGCTTGTGCCGCTTCGGCGCGCTGAACGACCAGCAGCGCTTTACGACCTGAGATCTTCAGCTGTTGGCATAATTCGGCGTCGCTGCGTTTAGCCTGTATACGTCCGCGCAATGCCGGAAGAGGTAATTCACTGTGCTCAAGCAGACGATTCAGACAGCCTAGCGACGTCAATAATGGCCGATGCGCGAAGGCAAACCCAGCCAGCTCAGCCCAGTCATCCTCATTAAGCGTAGTCTCTTTCAGCGGGACCAGCGGAATGCTCTCACCGTTCCATCGCGCAAGGATTTCCGCGTCACGCCGCAAATGCTGGTGCTCCCGCTCGGCAAGGCGCTTTCCCGCTTCGCTGATCGGCAGCAACGCCATGGCGGTATAACAGCCGCTGCTGGCTTCCCGGTGATTCCCCATTCGCACCAGCACAAAACCGCAGCGCTGCCAGAAACGCCATAGTTCAGCCGTATACCCAAAACTGACCGACAGATAGTCACACGATGTGGAATAGTGGTGGGCCAGCACAATCAGCTGTTGCCCAATACCTTCTCTTTGGCGCGCAGGATGAACCGCAATTCGACTGACTCGTCTCCCGACGAGCGTCGCCGCCAACGGGTCACCACCGTGCGCCGCCAGCGACTGCGCAACCAAATTCCCCCTCGGTCGACGATATCCGGCCCAGACGGCCTGGCTTAATTCTGCGGATAGTCCCCCTTCATCGACCAGCCAGGCAGCACCCGCAACTGAGTCAGCGGTTGATGCCTGAAGAAAATGCTGACCAGGCGCGTCCATCATTCGCCGCAGGTCTAATGGCGAGGTGCGATAATGCGCTCCGGAAAGCAACTGGTATACCGCTAACGGCAGCGCCGGGCCAGCATCCCAGGACTGTTGCTCAAATGCCGAGAAGTGAAGCTCCCCCAATGGGGCATGCGTGAACGTTTCATCATCAAACACCAGCGCATCGCTGACAATTTGCTCCAGCGGACATCCCTGCGCCCAGCGCACGGGTTGTTGCAACTCATAGCGTCGAAGATTAGGGAAGCGGGCGCAGAATTTCAGCAAGAAGCCTCTACCCGTTCCCTCGTAGCCTTGTACTGTAGTGGTTAACAGCGTACGAGGAAAACGCGCCACCAGTTGGTGTAGCAGCGGCGCGGGGATCGCGGCGGCTTCATCCACAATCAGCCAGTCTGCGGTTTCAGAACTGCTTAATAGTGCATCCGGCGCCATAAAGCGGTAACGCTCTGCGGCAAATTGTGCCAGCACATCCGTTGCAGCTTTGGCAGGTGCGGTCACAACCGCAGTGCCGTTAATCCGCGCTATGAGTTGCCCTGCCAGAGCGGATTTGCCCCGACCTCGTGCGGCCGTCACCGCAACCACACCGGGAGGCATAGCCAGCAAATGATTTAATATCATCGCCTGTTCTGGTTGGGGTTCGCCAGTTGCCGCAAGCCAGGCTGCGCGAGCAGGAAAGTGCGGACAGGAAACCGGCTGATGCTGCTGCCAGTGCAGAGCCTGTCTATCGCGGGAAATCACCCGTTTGACGTGCTCAACAAAGTGCGGTGTGGGAATGGGCTCAGCACAATCGCTCCAGCGTAGTGAATCCACGTCCGGATGCGTGTGCCAGGAATGCCAGGGTGGGGTCAGCAAAACCAGCCAACTGCCGGCAAGCAGTGTACCGCTTAAGGCGGCAAACGCCGCAGCGTCAAATCCCTGCCCGGCGTCGAAAACTGCATGACGAAACTCGCGCCCCAGTAACGTTTGCAGCGCCTGTGGCGTACAGTTCGGTTCAGCAGGGGCATTCGCCCCTACCCACAACCAGTCGCCGGGTAATATGTCGCGTAGCGCTAACGCCTGCCCCTGACACCAGTTCTCCTCGCCGCTGATAATCAGCAAGCGACGGATCCCCTCACGAGCCATCTGTTCGGTTAACGCCCTCAGCGCCGTGTTATCGGACATCCCTGCCTCTGTATCTTAAATACCTTTACCAAAGGTATTACATTGTCCCGGATCGCCGCTATCAAAACCGCGTTTGAACCAGGTAAAACGCTGTTCAGAGGTTCCGTGAGTAAAGCTGTCCGGTACGACGCGTCCTTGTCCCTGCTGTTGCAGGCGATCGTCACCAATGGCCTGTGCGGCGTTTAGTGCCTCTTCCAGGTCACCAGACTCCAGCACGCCCTGCTGCTGCATGCTGTGGCCCCAGACACCGGCAAAGCAGTCCGCCTGCAGTTCCATACGAACGGAAAGACGGTTCACCTCAGCTTGTGAGGCGTTCTGCTGCATCTGGCGAACCTTCGGTTCAATACCCAGCAGTTTCTGCACGTGGTGACCCACTTCATGGGCGATAACATAGCCCTGCGCAAAATCACCATCAGCGCCCAGCTTGTTTTTCATGTCATCATAGAATGAAAGGTCGATATATACCGTACCATCTGCCGGACAATAAAACGGTCCCATCACGGACTGGCCCGCGCCGCAGCCGGTGCGCGTCGCACCCCGGTACATCACCAGCTTCGGCTGTTGGTAGGTGCGGCCCATTTTTTCAAACTGCTGTCCCCAGGTATCTTCTGTTGTAGCCAGAATCACCGAGGTAAATTTTGCCGCTTCATCATCGTTTGGGTTGATGGAGCGTGATGATTGTTGTTGGGAGACCGGCTGGCCGGTCATTAATCCGGTAAGATCCACGCCATAATAACCCGCCACCAGCACCACAATCAGCAGGATGATACCGCCTTTACCACTGGGCAGACGAAAACCAGGCCCACCCATAGAGGGGCCGCCGCCAGAGCTGTTTCGTCTGTCTTCCACGTTGTCACTTTCACGACGCCCTTGCCAGCGCATAATCACCTCAACTTTTTATTCATTATGATGATGATCGTAGGCGGTTCGGAACAGGATTACCATAAGAAATAGTAATCAAATCAGGTGGGGTTAATGAGCCGGAGAGCGATCGCCGGCTCAGGGAAAGATTAGTCTAACTTCACACCCAGGCGATGCGCGACGGCTTCATAGGCTTCGATCAGGCCGCCCAGACTCTGGCGGAAGCGATCTTTGTCCATTTTATCCAGCGTTTCTTTGTCCCACAGGCGGCTACCGTCCGGTGAGAATTCATCACCCAGGACGACTTCACCTTTATACAAACCAAACTCAAGTTTGAAGTCGACCAGAATCAGACCAGCATCATCAAACATCTTTTTCAGCACGTCGTTAGCTTTGTAGGTCAGCTCTTTCATACGTGCCAGATTCTCTTTGCTCACCCAACCAAAAGTTTCGCAATAGGAATCGTTAATCATTGGATCGTGCATAGCATCGTTTTTCAGGAACAGATCAAACAGCGGCGGATTCAGTTCAATACCTTCCTCAACGCCTAAACGCTTAACCAGAGAGCCTGCCGCGCGGTTACGTACCACACATTCAACCGGTACCATATCCAGCTTTTTCACCAGACATTCGGTATCAGAAAGCAGTCGCTCCATCTGGGTAGGAATACCCGCTTCTTGCAGT
This window of the Citrobacter freundii ATCC 8090 = MTCC 1658 = NBRC 12681 genome carries:
- the acrD gene encoding multidrug efflux RND transporter permease AcrD, giving the protein MANFFIDRPIFAWVLAILLCLTGALAIFSLPVEQYPDLAPPNVRVTANYPGASAQTLENTVTQVIEQNMTGLDNLMYMSSQSSGTGQASVTLSFVAGTDPDEAVQQVQNQLQSAMRKLPQAVQDQGVTVRKTGDTNILTIAFVSTDGSMDKQDIADYVASNIQDPLSRINGVGDIDAYGSQYSMRIWLDPAKLNSFQMTAKDVTDAIESQNAQIAVGQLGGTPSVDKQALNATINAQSLLQTPDEFRAITLRVNQDGSEVKLGDVATVEMGAEKYDYLSRFNGNPASGLGVKLASGANEMATAELVLNRLDELSQYFPHGLEYKVAYETTSFVKASIIDVVKTLLEAIALVFLVMYLFLQNFRATLIPTIAVPVVLMGTFSVLYAFGYSVNTLTMFAMVLAIGLLVDDAIVVVENVERIMSEEGLTPREATRKSMGQIQGALVGIAMVLSAVFIPMAFFGGTTGAIYRQFSITIVSAMVLSVLVAMILTPALCATLLKPLHKGEHHGQTGFFGWFNRMFNRNAERYEKGVARILHRSLRWILIYGLLLGGMVFLFLRLPTSFLPLEDRGMFTTSVQLPSGSTQQQTLKVVEEVEKYYFTHEKDNIMSVFSTVGSGPGGNGQNVARMFVRLKDWDERDTTTGTSFAIIERATKAFNKIKEARVFASSPPAISGLGSSAGFDMELQDHAGAGHDALMAARDKLIELAGKDSSLTRVRHNGLDDSPQLQIDIDQRKAQALGVSIDDINDTLQTAWGSSYVNDFMDRGRVKKVYVQAAAKYRMLPDDINLWYVRNNNGGMVPFSAFATSRWETGSPRLERYNGYSAVEIVGEAAPGVSTGTAMDIMESLVRQLPTGFGLEWTAMSYQERLSGSQAPALYAISLLVVFLCLAALYESWSVPFSVMLVVPLGVIGALLATWMRGLENDVYFQVGLLTVIGLSAKNAILIVEFANEMNEKGHDLLDATLHACRQRLRPILMTSLAFIFGVLPMTISSGAGSGGQHAVGTGVMGGMISATILAIYFVPLFFVLVRRRFPLKPRPE
- the ypfM gene encoding protein YpfM, whose translation is MIERELGNWKDFIEVMLRK
- a CDS encoding ArsC family reductase, whose product is MITLYGIKNCDTIKKARRWLEAQGIDYRFHDYRVDGLDNTLLQSFISELGWEALLNTRGTTWRKLDESTRSQITDAASAAALMIEMPAIIKRPLLCAPGKPMLLGFSESSYTLFFNEV
- the dapE gene encoding succinyl-diaminopimelate desuccinylase gives rise to the protein MSCPVIELTQQLIRRPSLSPDDAGCQALMIERLRAVGFTVERMDFGDTQNFWAWRGKGETLAFAGHTDVVPAGDVDRWINPPFEPTIRDGMLFGRGAADMKGSLAAMVVAAERFVAQHPNHQGRLAFLITSDEEASAKNGTVKVVEALMARNERLDYCLVGEPSSTEIVGDVVKNGRRGSLTCNLTIHGVQGHVAYPHLADNPVHRAAPMLNELVAIEWDQGNEFFPATSMQIANIQAGTGSNNVIPGELFIQFNFRFSTELTDEMIKARVHALLEKHQLRYTVDWWLSGQPFLTERGKLVDAVVNAIEHYNEIKPQLLTTGGTSDGRFIARMGAQVVELGPVNATIHKINECVNAADLQLLARMYQRIMEQLVA
- a CDS encoding membrane protein, whose product is MDWLAKYWWILVLVFLVGVLLNVIKDLKRVDPKKYLANKPELPPHRDFNDKWDDDDDWPNKDQPKK
- the ypfH gene encoding esterase, giving the protein MKHDHFVVQSPDKPAQQLLLLFHGVGDNPVAMGEIGSWFAPLFPDALIVSIGGAEPYGTTSGRQWFSVQGVTEENRQARIDAIMPVFIETVRYWQKQSGVSPQATALIGFSQGSIMSLESIKAEPGLASRVIAFNGRYATLPEVATTATTVHLIHGGEDRVIELSHAVAAQEALIAAGGDVTLDIVENLGHAIDERSMQFALDHLRFTVPKHYFDEALSGGKPHDDDVIEMI
- a CDS encoding tRNA(Met) cytidine acetyltransferase TmcA, translating into MSDNTALRALTEQMAREGIRRLLIISGEENWCQGQALALRDILPGDWLWVGANAPAEPNCTPQALQTLLGREFRHAVFDAGQGFDAAAFAALSGTLLAGSWLVLLTPPWHSWHTHPDVDSLRWSDCAEPIPTPHFVEHVKRVISRDRQALHWQQHQPVSCPHFPARAAWLAATGEPQPEQAMILNHLLAMPPGVVAVTAARGRGKSALAGQLIARINGTAVVTAPAKAATDVLAQFAAERYRFMAPDALLSSSETADWLIVDEAAAIPAPLLHQLVARFPRTLLTTTVQGYEGTGRGFLLKFCARFPNLRRYELQQPVRWAQGCPLEQIVSDALVFDDETFTHAPLGELHFSAFEQQSWDAGPALPLAVYQLLSGAHYRTSPLDLRRMMDAPGQHFLQASTADSVAGAAWLVDEGGLSAELSQAVWAGYRRPRGNLVAQSLAAHGGDPLAATLVGRRVSRIAVHPARQREGIGQQLIVLAHHYSTSCDYLSVSFGYTAELWRFWQRCGFVLVRMGNHREASSGCYTAMALLPISEAGKRLAEREHQHLRRDAEILARWNGESIPLVPLKETTLNEDDWAELAGFAFAHRPLLTSLGCLNRLLEHSELPLPALRGRIQAKRSDAELCQQLKISGRKALLVVQRAEAAQALNQLDAEREQRLHNRIMQWQFFH
- a CDS encoding neutral zinc metallopeptidase → MRWQGRRESDNVEDRRNSSGGGPSMGGPGFRLPSGKGGIILLIVVLVAGYYGVDLTGLMTGQPVSQQQSSRSINPNDDEAAKFTSVILATTEDTWGQQFEKMGRTYQQPKLVMYRGATRTGCGAGQSVMGPFYCPADGTVYIDLSFYDDMKNKLGADGDFAQGYVIAHEVGHHVQKLLGIEPKVRQMQQNASQAEVNRLSVRMELQADCFAGVWGHSMQQQGVLESGDLEEALNAAQAIGDDRLQQQGQGRVVPDSFTHGTSEQRFTWFKRGFDSGDPGQCNTFGKGI
- the purC gene encoding phosphoribosylaminoimidazolesuccinocarboxamide synthase, which encodes MQKQAELYRGKAKTVYSTENPDLLVLEFRNDTSAGDGARIEQFDRKGMVNNKFNHFIMTKLQEAGIPTQMERLLSDTECLVKKLDMVPVECVVRNRAAGSLVKRLGVEEGIELNPPLFDLFLKNDAMHDPMINDSYCETFGWVSKENLARMKELTYKANDVLKKMFDDAGLILVDFKLEFGLYKGEVVLGDEFSPDGSRLWDKETLDKMDKDRFRQSLGGLIEAYEAVAHRLGVKLD